Genomic window (Desulfuribacillus alkaliarsenatis):
CTCCTCCTGATAATGATGCACCCTTTTCACTGAGGATGTCGTCTAAGGAAATATGCTCAAGCTGCACCTGAGCTAATACCTGTGCTAGCTCCTCATCAGTCGCCTGTGGTTTTGCTAGCAGTAAGTTCTGTCGGACAGATGCATGGAAGAAGTGATTCGCCTGTGAAACAACGCCAAAAAACTGTCGCGCTGCTTCTGGTGTATAATTAGCTAACTCAATTTCTCCTAAACGAATTGAACCTTCAAATGATTCATAATACTTCAACAGCAAATTGACAATGCTACTCTTTCCAGAGCCGCTCGGACCAACTATAGCTACCTTCTTGCCAGGCTCTAATGTATAATTTATACCCTGTAACGCCTTGCGCTCCTCGTTCGGATAGGCAAAGTGTACATTCTGAAATGCGATAGGAACAGGTGTCTTGTCATCCACATCCTGTATTAGTTGCTGCTCGAGCTGTATAGGCTGTTGTCCTGTCAGGTTAAAGAGTCGGCTAGCCGCAATCCTACTTTCCTCTAAATGGCTCGGCAGGGCTGCGACTGGTGTTGCCGCTTCAAAGACAGTCAATGCCACTAATACAAGCATAGCTAGAAAAACACCGTTAATATGTCCAGCTTCAACTAGCACAATTCCAATAATTAAAACTACCCAGGCTGTTAAGAAAGATCCTACCAAGGCAAGACTTTCACCTACACCTGTGATATTACTATTCTTCTCCTGCTCTTTAATCAATTCCCTTGAAGTATGTTCAAGCTCTGATTGCTTGTGCTTCAACTGACGATTCATTTTCAAATCGACAAAGCCAAAGAAGAATTCCGTCGCTTGACTAGATAGCTCCGAGCGCTTGTGCCGTAGCTGGTAGCCGTTGTTCTTAGTAGCATAGGTTAAAAGCGCTGGCAAGAGTATCCCGACTATTAATAAACCTCCGATTAACGCAATCGCCATCTGCCAGGAAAATGTAAGCAGTAATATACCTGTAGCCAGGAAGACAACAAGCATAACCAACGGTGGATATACGACCCGCAGGAAAAAGTATTGTAGACTCTCAACATCTGCTACGACTCGAGACAAGATATCACCGCTGCGATAGTTCATAAAAATAGCTGGTGCTAAGGGCTCCATTTTATCATAAAAGTAAACCCGTAATTTTCCCAGGATTGAGAATGTCGCTTTATGGGAAACATAGCGCTCTACATACCTAGCACCTGCACGTGCTAATCCAAAGAAGCGAACACTCACTATTGTTATTGTAAGTGTATATAAAGGTGGCTGTAAGGCTGCCTGTGAAATCAAGTAACCCCCTGTACCCATCAAACCGACAGAACTGATTGCAGCAAGAAACCCAAATACTATGGCAAGAAATATGTTCTTCTTCTCCGTCACCATCAGTTTTATTACTGTTCCAAGCTCTCTCATAGACGGTCACCTCGATATACGGAAACAATTTGACGATACAACTCAGAGCTACCTAATAGTTGTTCATGATTGCCTATGGCAGCAATTTCTCCATCCGTTAATAAGATAATCCGATCTGCTTTCATAACAGTTTGCAGTCTGTGTGCAACCGTAATCACCGTCGCCTGCTGACATAGTGTTTCC
Coding sequences:
- the cydC gene encoding thiol reductant ABC exporter subunit CydC, with the protein product MRELGTVIKLMVTEKKNIFLAIVFGFLAAISSVGLMGTGGYLISQAALQPPLYTLTITIVSVRFFGLARAGARYVERYVSHKATFSILGKLRVYFYDKMEPLAPAIFMNYRSGDILSRVVADVESLQYFFLRVVYPPLVMLVVFLATGILLLTFSWQMAIALIGGLLIVGILLPALLTYATKNNGYQLRHKRSELSSQATEFFFGFVDLKMNRQLKHKQSELEHTSRELIKEQEKNSNITGVGESLALVGSFLTAWVVLIIGIVLVEAGHINGVFLAMLVLVALTVFEAATPVAALPSHLEESRIAASRLFNLTGQQPIQLEQQLIQDVDDKTPVPIAFQNVHFAYPNEERKALQGINYTLEPGKKVAIVGPSGSGKSSIVNLLLKYYESFEGSIRLGEIELANYTPEAARQFFGVVSQANHFFHASVRQNLLLAKPQATDEELAQVLAQVQLEHISLDDILSEKGASLSGGERQRLAIARMILKDAPMLLLDEPTTGLDSITEQEVLSVLWPQIAKKSVIYITHRLVGLEKMDEILVINKGQIIEQGSFAELMHNQGYFYQLKQLEAERIG